Proteins co-encoded in one Stomoxys calcitrans chromosome 5, idStoCalc2.1, whole genome shotgun sequence genomic window:
- the LOC106092209 gene encoding nucleolar GTP-binding protein 1 gives MSLYNFKKIMVVPPAKDFIDIMLSKTQRKTPTVVHKGYKISRIRAFYTRKVKFTQQNFHDRLSQIIQDFPKLDDVHPFYADLMNVLYDKDHYKLALGQLNTARHLIDNVGKDYVRLLKYGDSLYRCKQLKKAALGRMATIMKRQASNLTYLEQVRQHLSRLPTIDPYSRTIIICGFPNVGKSSFINKITRADVEVQPYAFTTKSLYVGHTDYKYLRWQVIDTPGILDHPLEERNVIEMQAITALAHLRSAVLYFMDISEQCGHSLEEQVKLFESIKPLFTNKPLILAINKIDIIGLDDLSAEKRQVIEKLQEDTSVPVLFLSTVNEAGVMEVKMEACERLLSYRVDQKMRTKKVDNILNRLHVAMPAPRDDKVRAPCIPEQALAKLEKNATKAERKRKLEKEIEEEMGDDYTLDLQKNYSEIAEEERYDAIPEFWEGHNIADYIDPDIFEKLEELERAEGIREEGGVYDIPDMSMDETLKEIREMAKKIRTKRFLLREEKRLQPRKNKPIIPRHKQPKVRDRSVNKLVETMENLGVDMSGTENANFTKAVVDLRRGQIAVGSKKTLKKPLLDKESSAVVKKTGQPLKRKPARDTMGIKNVAMKKKAQIMAKKDIAKKVTRLGLKGEADRFIGTKMPKHLYAGKRGSGTADRR, from the exons ATGAGTTTgtataattttaagaaaataatggTGGTTCCGCCAGCAAAG GACTTTATCGATATTATGCTATCCAAGACACAACGTAAGACCCCCACCGTTGTGCATAAGGGCTACAAGATTTCCCGTATTCGTGCTTTTTACACACGCAAAGTGAAATTCACCCAACAGAATTTCCACGACCGTTTGTCACAGATTATTCAAGATTTTCCCAAGCTGGATGATGTACATCCCTTCTATGCGGATTTAATGAATGTGCTCTATGACAAGGATCATTACAAATTGGCTTTGGGTCAATTGAATACGGCCAGACATTTAATAGACAA TGTTGGCAAAGATTATGTGCGCTTGTTGAAATATGGCGATTCCTTGTATCGTTGCAAACAATTGAAAAAGGCTGCCTTGGGTCGCATGGCCACAATTATGAAGAGACAGGCATCGAATTTAACATATTTGGAACAAGTACGCCAACATTTGTCACGTTTACCCACCATTGATCCTTACTCGCGTACTATTATCATTTGCGGCTTCCCCAATGTTGGCAAATCTTCATTCATTAACAAGATTACTCGAGCTGATGTTGAGGTACAACCTTATGCTTTCACCACAAAATCTTTGTATGTTGGCCACACGGACTACAAATACTTGAGATGGCAG GTAATTGACACCCCTGGTATTTTAGATCATCCCCTTGAAGAACGCAATGTCATTGAAATGCAAGCCATAACAGCTTTGGCTCATTTGCGTTCTGCTGTTCTCTATTTCATGGACATTTCTGAACAATGTGGTCACTCTCtggaagaacaagtaaaacttTTTGAAAGCATTAAACCCCTATTTACAAATAAACCTCTCATCTTGGCCATCAATAAAATCGACATTATTGGTTTGGACGATTTGTCCGCAGAGAAGagacaagtcatagaaaaacttcaagaAGATACGAGTGTACCTGTATTGTTCCTATCCACTGTCAATGAGGCTGGAGTCATGGAGGTGAAAATGGAGGCTTGTGAGCGTTTGCTTTCCTACAGAGTGGACCAGAAGATGCGCACTAAGAAGGTCGACAATATACTCAATCGTTTGCATGTGGCAATGCCTGCGCCACGCGATGACAAGGTCCGAGCTCCTTGCATACCAGAACAAGCATTGGCCAAGCTGGAAAAGAATGCCACCAAGGCAGAACGCAAACGCAAACTGGAAAAAGAAATCGAAGAAGAAATGGGTGATGACTACACTTTGGATCTGCAAAAGAATTACAGCGAAATTGCCGAAGAGGAGCGCTACGATGCCATTCCTGAATTCTGGGAAGGACACAATATTGCAGATTACATTGATCCCGATATCTTTGAGAAATTGGAAGAATTGGAACGAGCCGAAGGTATACGAGAGGAGGGTGGTGTCTACGATATACCCGACATGTCTATGGATGAGACACTTAAAGAAATTCGTGAAATGGCCAAGAAAATACGCACCAAACGTTTCCTTTTGCGCGAGGAGAAACGTCTACAGCCAAGAAAAAACAAGCCAATCATACCGCGCCACAAACAGCCCAAGGTGCGTGATCGTTCGGTCAACAAATTGGTGGAGACCATGGAGAACCTGGGTGTCGATATGTCTGGAACTGAAAATGCCAACTTCACTAAGGCTGTGGTTGACTTGCGTCGCGGTCAAATTGCTGTGGGCTCCAAGAAAACTCTGAAGAAACCTTTGCTAGACAAAGAATCCTCGGCTGTGGTCAAGAAGACTGGCCAGCCATTGAAGCGCAAACCAGCTCGTGATACCATGGGCATTAAGAATGTGGCCATGAAAAAGAAGGCCCAAATTATGGCCAAGAAAGATATTGCCAAGAAGGTTACACGTTTGGGTCTTAAGGGCGAGGCCGATCGTTtcattggtaccaaaatgcccAAACATTTATACGCTGGCAAGCGCGGTAGTGGTACTGCAGATAGACGATAA
- the LOC106092212 gene encoding odorant receptor 85c-like, with the protein MQLQYIPLEQQERFERYIYVPGLIYKFLGVDMRIKPQIHSKYLQIAVTLNLFIVVILQIIHNVISEDTEERLPNIIFNNYIIVGIGKILAIYYHRLAMAKAVDYLRVIYPSKAIERKYQLGDYFKFYSRLEMVIWTFYRMVGPSFLLLPLFQSFINIWLRGKFSFILPLHMWGFDEANIGESSPWVLYILYYLLGGWCCLSVGMSITACDLLLYGMIIQLCQHFDLNSKQILELSPGNEMEALEQLKKIGIQHQKIMELAKEVNRIFGPSIIFSVMSSSFILCLVTYQMLDDVPYFTILKSFILLLYESKQVIITCYMGQKIMECSSLVNESLYMHNWVDGSVKYRRHVLIMLLCTAQPFVLYIGGIADITLVTLKVVYGNAYRLFTVFKST; encoded by the exons ATGCAACTCCAATATATCCCGCTGGAACAGCAAGAGCGCTTTGAACGTTACATCTATGTTCCAGGATTGATTTACAAGTTTTTGGGAGTCGATATGAGAATCAAACCACAAATACACTCCAAATATTTACAAATTGCGGTGACATTAAATCTATTCATTGTGGTCATCCTACAAATCATCCACAATGTCATCTCAGAAGATACAGAGGAGCGCTTGCCAAATATCATTTTTAACAATTACATCATTGTGGGAATTGGTAAGATATTGGCCATCTATTATCATCGTTTAGCAATGGCCAAAGCTGTGGACTATCTGCGAGTGATATATCCCTCTAAAGCTATCGAACGCAAATATCAGCTTGgagattattttaaattttattcacGCTTGGAAATGGTTATCTGGACATTTTATCGAATGGTAGGACCTTCGTTTTTGCTGTTACCTCTGTTTCAATCCTTTATAAATATATGGCTGCGGggaaaattttcctttattcTGCCATTACACATGTGGGGTTTCGATGAGGCCAACATTGGTGAAAGTTCACCATGGGTCCTCTATATCCTCTATTACCTTTTGGGAGGATGGTGCTGCCTTAGTGTCGGCATGTCTATTACAGCTTGCGATCTATTGCTGTATGGAATGATTATCCAATTGTGCCAACACTTTGATTTAAATTCGAAACAAATATTGGAGCTATCACCGGGTAATGAGATGGAAGCTTTGGAGCAACTTAAAAAAATTGGCATTCAGCATCAAAAGATTATGGA ATTAGCCAAGGAAGTTAATAGAATATTTGGTCCATCAATTATTTTCTCAGTGATGTCGTCGTCATTCATTTTGTGCCTTGTGACCTATCAGATGCTAGACGATGTTCCATACTTtacaattttaaaatcattcATACTACTGTTGTACGAAAGCAAACAGGTGATAATCACCTGTTATATGGGACAAAAAATAATGGAATGT AGTTCCCTGGTCAACGAATCGCTTTACATGCACAATTGGGTGGATGGATCTGTGAAATATCGTCGCCATGTATTGATTATGCTTTTGTGTACAGCCCAGCCATTTGTTCTCTATATAGGCGGAATAGCAGATATAACTTTGGTAACGCTTAAAGTG GTATATGGCAATGCTTACCGCCTTTTTACCGTATTCAAAAGCACTTAA